From Acidiferrobacteraceae bacterium, one genomic window encodes:
- the trmD gene encoding tRNA (guanosine(37)-N1)-methyltransferase TrmD — MDIDVVTLFPDMLSAITDFGVTSRAVRNGLVRISTWNPRDYTEDRHRTVDDRPYGGGPGMVMMPGPLSLAIRAARAARPSGVPVIYLSPQGKRVHHDMIVQLARGPGAILVAGRYEGVDERVLESDVDEEWSIGDYVLSGGELPAMVLIDALARQIPGVLGDEDSAKEDSFVEGLLDCPHYTRPEVFEGTQVPQVLLSGDHAAIRRWRLKQSLGRTWERRPDLLQEGSLTDEQQELLREYRRERGEKDV; from the coding sequence GTGGATATCGATGTCGTTACCCTGTTTCCGGACATGCTGTCCGCGATCACCGACTTCGGCGTCACGTCCCGTGCCGTTCGCAATGGTCTGGTCCGGATCTCTACCTGGAACCCGCGCGACTACACCGAGGACAGGCATCGCACCGTCGATGATCGACCCTATGGTGGTGGTCCGGGAATGGTCATGATGCCCGGCCCCCTGTCGTTGGCGATTCGCGCCGCACGTGCGGCCCGTCCATCCGGCGTACCGGTCATCTATCTGTCACCCCAGGGGAAAAGGGTTCACCACGACATGATCGTTCAGCTTGCACGTGGCCCGGGCGCAATTCTGGTAGCGGGGCGCTACGAAGGTGTCGACGAGCGGGTACTGGAGTCCGATGTGGATGAAGAGTGGTCCATCGGGGACTATGTTCTTTCCGGCGGCGAACTGCCGGCCATGGTCCTCATCGATGCCCTTGCGCGCCAGATTCCGGGCGTACTTGGCGACGAGGATTCAGCCAAGGAGGATTCCTTCGTGGAGGGGCTGCTCGATTGTCCACACTACACGCGACCGGAAGTATTCGAAGGTACCCAGGTACCGCAGGTCCTGTTGTCGGGAGACCACGCGGCGATTCGACGATGGCGACTGAAACAGTCTCTGGGCCGAACATGGGAACGGAGACCCGATCTGCTGCAAGAGGGCTCCCTGACCGACGAACAACAGGAGCTGTTGCGCGAGTACCGGCGGGAACGTGGAGAGAAAGACGTCTGA
- a CDS encoding rhodanese-like domain-containing protein, with protein MPDHTLPLVLSPAELDALRADPDVRVVDLCKTEIYVQAHIPGAVHLDYSQVVRADKPVGGLLPEAGDLSRVLGNAGISPETTVVAYDDEGGGRAARLLWTLQAIGHRRMALLDGGIQAWAAESLPLDTAVPKVTPQDYPVRYDDKVVADHEYILLISRIRTRPWWMHARRRNTGARKNWRNRSDISPAR; from the coding sequence ATGCCCGACCATACACTTCCGCTTGTCTTGTCCCCGGCCGAACTCGATGCCCTGCGCGCCGACCCGGACGTGCGAGTCGTCGACCTGTGCAAAACCGAGATCTATGTTCAGGCCCACATCCCCGGCGCAGTGCATCTGGACTACAGCCAGGTGGTGCGCGCGGACAAACCGGTCGGCGGCCTGCTGCCCGAGGCCGGTGACCTTTCGCGGGTATTGGGAAACGCGGGCATCTCCCCGGAAACCACGGTGGTTGCCTACGACGATGAGGGGGGCGGCCGCGCGGCGCGCCTGCTGTGGACGCTGCAGGCGATTGGCCACCGGCGCATGGCCCTGCTCGATGGCGGGATTCAGGCCTGGGCGGCGGAGTCCCTGCCCCTGGACACCGCCGTTCCCAAGGTGACGCCGCAGGACTATCCCGTGCGCTATGACGACAAGGTCGTCGCGGACCACGAATACATCCTGCTCATCTCAAGGATCCGGACACGGCCCTGGTGGATGCACGCACGCCGGAGGAATACCGGGGCGAGAAAAAACTGGCGCAACAGGTCGGACATATCCCCGGCGCGGTGA
- a CDS encoding pyridoxal phosphate-dependent aminotransferase → MADRPVHLAARLGEIQPFRVMEILGKARAMEAAGRPVIHMEIGEPDFPTPDGIVRAGIVALEQGHTHYTPALGLPELRQAIADHYPAEARPDPSRVVVTPGGSGALQLILAALLNPGDELLIADPGYPCHRHFARLFEGRAVSVPVDAGSGFQLSAQSIREHWTPRTVAALVVSPSNPTGTVIADEELGAIVETVRELGGRLIVDEIYHGLTYGTRVRSVLAHADDVFVVNSFSKYYGMTGWRLGWLVAPEEYIDGIERLAQNIFIAAATPAQYAALHAFDQDVIAELEHRREIFRERRDYLVPALQDLGFRIPVVPEGAFYIYADCSEFGRDSETLVGEILEQTAVALTPGSDFGSFESGRYLRVSYATDLERLHEAVDRLRAWLSQASA, encoded by the coding sequence ATGGCGGATAGACCGGTCCATCTTGCAGCGCGCCTGGGGGAGATTCAGCCCTTTCGCGTGATGGAGATCCTGGGCAAGGCGCGCGCCATGGAGGCGGCGGGCCGCCCCGTCATTCACATGGAGATCGGCGAGCCCGACTTCCCGACCCCCGATGGCATCGTGCGTGCCGGCATTGTCGCCCTGGAGCAGGGGCACACCCACTACACGCCAGCCCTGGGTCTGCCGGAATTGCGACAGGCGATCGCCGACCATTATCCCGCGGAGGCGCGACCCGATCCTTCGCGCGTGGTCGTGACACCGGGAGGTTCCGGGGCGTTGCAGTTGATTCTCGCCGCGCTGCTCAACCCCGGGGACGAGCTGTTGATCGCCGATCCTGGCTATCCCTGCCACCGTCACTTTGCCCGCCTGTTTGAGGGCCGCGCGGTTTCCGTGCCGGTGGATGCAGGCAGCGGATTTCAACTCAGCGCGCAATCCATCCGTGAACACTGGACGCCGCGTACGGTCGCGGCCCTGGTGGTGTCGCCGTCCAATCCGACTGGCACAGTGATCGCGGACGAGGAACTGGGTGCGATCGTCGAAACGGTGCGCGAGTTGGGCGGCCGACTGATTGTCGATGAGATCTACCATGGCCTTACCTACGGCACGCGGGTACGCAGCGTGTTGGCCCATGCGGACGATGTGTTCGTGGTGAACAGTTTTTCAAAATATTACGGAATGACCGGCTGGCGACTTGGTTGGCTGGTGGCGCCGGAGGAATACATCGACGGGATCGAACGGCTGGCACAGAACATCTTCATTGCCGCCGCGACGCCGGCGCAGTACGCGGCCCTGCATGCCTTTGACCAAGACGTCATTGCCGAGCTGGAGCACCGAAGGGAGATTTTCCGCGAGCGACGCGACTACCTGGTCCCGGCCCTGCAGGACCTTGGTTTCCGGATTCCCGTGGTACCGGAAGGTGCGTTCTACATCTATGCAGACTGCAGTGAGTTTGGACGGGACAGCGAGACATTGGTGGGCGAGATCCTGGAGCAGACTGCGGTTGCTCTCACACCGGGTAGCGATTTCGGGAGTTTCGAATCCGGCCGATATTTGCGTGTTTCCTACGCCACGGACCTGGAACGACTGCATGAGGCCGTGGACCGCTTGCGGGCGTGGCTGTCGCAGGCGTCCGCCTGA
- the queD gene encoding 6-carboxytetrahydropterin synthase QueD, translated as MDIFKRFTIEAAHRLPNLPPEHKCTRLHGHSFRIEIHVSGPVTQPQGWVQDFGDIAAAFRPIYDQLDHYYLNEIEGLENPTSENLARWIWKRLKPDLPALSRIVIRETCTAGCIYAGEDE; from the coding sequence GTGGACATCTTCAAGCGTTTCACCATCGAGGCGGCACATCGCCTGCCCAATCTACCACCGGAACATAAGTGCACACGTCTGCACGGACATTCCTTTCGCATCGAAATCCATGTTTCCGGTCCGGTGACCCAACCGCAGGGCTGGGTCCAGGACTTTGGTGACATCGCTGCCGCATTCCGGCCGATCTACGATCAACTGGACCACTATTACCTCAACGAGATCGAAGGCCTGGAGAACCCGACCAGCGAAAATCTGGCGCGTTGGATCTGGAAGCGTCTGAAACCGGACTTGCCGGCCCTGAGCCGGATCGTCATTCGCGAGACCTGCACGGCGGGATGCATCTATGCCGGTGAAGATGAGTAA
- a CDS encoding citrate synthase → MADYVNAVISSEHDENSLPLVEGTMGPRAIDIQSLYSQQGLLAFDPGFRSTAACSSAITYVDGDEGILLYRGYPIEELAEKSSFEEVAYLLMFGELPAEDAFAGFADKIGDLSLLHDQVLSFYRGFRRDAHPMAIMVAVVGALSAFYHYSMDIDDPDQRVLAAMRLVAKMPMIAAASHTYHVGRPIRYPRKEYSYSENILQMMFGRPNTDFHIDPVQARALDQILILHADHEQNASTSTVRMTASTNANPFACIAAGIASLWGPAHGGANEAVLKMLMEIGSVDNIGKAIDRAKDKKDPFRLMGFGHRVYKNFDPRARVIQATAKQLLDHLGLDDHLLEVAVRLEEIALKDDYFIKRKLYPNVDFYSGIVLRAMGVPTNMFTAMFALARTTGWVSHWLELHEIPHGIDRPRQLYVGPTLRHLPK, encoded by the coding sequence ATGGCCGACTACGTAAACGCCGTTATTTCAAGTGAGCACGACGAAAACAGCCTGCCACTCGTGGAGGGCACGATGGGCCCGCGCGCCATCGACATCCAGTCCCTGTATTCTCAACAGGGGCTGCTCGCCTTCGACCCCGGTTTCCGCTCCACTGCCGCGTGCAGCAGCGCGATCACCTACGTCGACGGCGACGAAGGGATTCTGCTCTATCGCGGCTATCCGATCGAGGAGCTGGCAGAGAAGAGCAGCTTCGAGGAGGTTGCCTATCTGCTCATGTTCGGTGAGCTTCCCGCGGAAGACGCATTCGCCGGATTCGCTGACAAGATCGGCGACCTCAGCCTGCTCCATGATCAGGTGCTGAGCTTCTACCGTGGCTTCCGGCGCGATGCCCACCCCATGGCCATCATGGTGGCTGTGGTCGGCGCACTGTCTGCCTTCTATCACTACAGCATGGATATCGACGATCCCGATCAGCGTGTGCTCGCAGCCATGCGTCTGGTGGCCAAGATGCCCATGATTGCAGCGGCAAGTCATACCTATCACGTCGGTCGGCCCATCCGTTACCCGCGCAAGGAATACAGCTACTCGGAAAACATCCTGCAGATGATGTTCGGGCGACCGAACACCGATTTCCATATCGATCCGGTTCAGGCGCGGGCGCTGGACCAAATCCTGATCCTGCATGCCGATCATGAGCAGAACGCATCAACTTCCACCGTGCGCATGACGGCATCGACCAATGCCAATCCATTCGCGTGTATCGCTGCCGGAATCGCAAGCCTCTGGGGTCCGGCCCACGGGGGTGCCAACGAGGCGGTGTTGAAGATGTTGATGGAAATCGGCTCGGTGGACAACATCGGCAAGGCCATTGATCGCGCCAAGGACAAGAAGGATCCGTTCCGTCTCATGGGTTTCGGTCATCGCGTGTATAAGAACTTCGATCCGCGTGCACGGGTAATCCAGGCCACAGCAAAACAGTTACTCGATCATCTGGGTCTGGACGATCACTTGCTGGAGGTCGCCGTGCGCCTGGAAGAGATCGCACTCAAGGATGACTATTTTATCAAGCGCAAGCTCTATCCCAACGTCGACTTCTATTCAGGCATCGTGCTGCGGGCCATGGGCGTGCCGACCAATATGTTCACGGCCATGTTCGCTCTTGCGCGCACCACCGGTTGGGTCAGCCACTGGCTGGAGCTGCACGAAATACCCCATGGCATCGATCGGCCGCGGCAACTGTATGTCGGTCCGACTCTACGGCATTTACCGAAATGA
- a CDS encoding agmatine deiminase family protein, whose amino-acid sequence MNQPPCRPYLPPEWAPQDGVMLTWPHPHGDWADHLADAERTFTQLALAISRRERVLIVCYDEAHRSRVQDLLVSAGVDRARTDVRIARSNDSWARDHGPVTVLCSGQAQLLDFRFNGWGGKYPADLDNAITPTLFRDGVFGDTPLETVNLVLEGGGIEVDGSGTLLATRPCLLSPKRNPDLTRELMERLLAEHLGIERFLWLEHGWLAGDDTDGHIDTLARFCDRETIAFVRCDDRDDDHYGPLSAMEAELKQFTSATGAPYQLVPLPLPGARFDDTGQRLPATYANFLIINDAVLVPTYDDPLDELALTRLQACFPDRELVAIDALPLIRQYGSLHCVTMQLPAGVLAS is encoded by the coding sequence ATGAACCAGCCCCCCTGCCGCCCCTATCTGCCGCCGGAATGGGCCCCGCAGGACGGCGTCATGCTCACCTGGCCCCATCCCCATGGCGATTGGGCGGACCATCTCGCCGACGCCGAACGCACGTTTACGCAGCTGGCCCTGGCGATCAGTCGCCGCGAGCGGGTACTGATCGTGTGCTACGACGAGGCCCACCGTTCCCGCGTTCAGGACCTGCTAGTCTCCGCCGGCGTCGATCGGGCCCGCACCGATGTCCGCATCGCGCGGTCCAATGATTCCTGGGCACGGGACCACGGACCCGTCACCGTTCTTTGCAGCGGCCAGGCCCAGTTGCTGGATTTCCGTTTCAACGGCTGGGGCGGCAAGTACCCGGCCGATCTGGACAATGCCATCACCCCGACGCTGTTTCGCGACGGTGTCTTTGGCGACACGCCCCTGGAGACCGTAAACCTGGTACTCGAAGGCGGCGGTATCGAGGTGGACGGTTCCGGTACCCTGCTCGCGACCCGGCCCTGCCTGCTATCTCCGAAACGTAACCCCGACCTGACGCGAGAGTTGATGGAGAGACTGCTGGCGGAGCACCTTGGCATCGAACGCTTCCTGTGGCTGGAACACGGCTGGCTTGCCGGAGATGATACCGACGGTCACATCGATACCCTGGCCCGCTTCTGCGATCGCGAAACCATTGCCTTTGTCCGTTGTGATGACCGTGACGATGATCATTACGGGCCGCTGTCCGCCATGGAGGCCGAACTGAAACAGTTCACGAGCGCCACCGGCGCGCCCTACCAGCTTGTTCCGCTGCCCTTGCCTGGCGCCCGATTCGACGATACGGGCCAGCGCCTGCCGGCGACCTATGCCAATTTCCTCATCATCAACGATGCCGTCCTGGTACCTACCTATGACGACCCTTTGGACGAGCTGGCGTTGACACGACTGCAAGCCTGTTTCCCCGACCGCGAACTGGTGGCCATCGACGCCTTGCCTCTGATTCGGCAATACGGCAGTCTGCATTGCGTCACCATGCAACTGCCGGCCGGGGTGCTGGCGAGCTGA
- a CDS encoding rhodanese-like domain-containing protein yields the protein MDARTPEEYRGEKKLAQQVGHIPGAVNFNWTDAMDPNRQRRLKDADELRSRFAELGITPDKEIIVYCQTHHRSAHTFILLQWLGYTRVRGYPGSWSDWGNRSDTPVES from the coding sequence GTGGATGCACGCACGCCGGAGGAATACCGGGGCGAGAAAAAACTGGCGCAACAGGTCGGACATATCCCCGGCGCGGTGAACTTCAACTGGACCGATGCCATGGACCCGAACCGGCAACGACGCCTGAAGGATGCCGACGAACTGCGCTCCCGCTTCGCCGAACTGGGCATCACGCCGGACAAGGAAATCATCGTCTATTGCCAGACCCACCACCGCTCGGCCCATACCTTCATTCTGCTGCAATGGCTGGGCTACACGCGGGTACGCGGCTATCCCGGTTCCTGGTCCGACTGGGGGAACCGCAGCGACACCCCGGTGGAATCGTGA
- a CDS encoding TlpA disulfide reductase family protein codes for MSKLLRRRFALLLIAAFSMGALHVRVTFAENRLPPGLIALKPRPAPALHLANMDGKVFDLRDLRGHWVMVHFWATWCAPCRREMPTIQAMQEKLVPKYLRLLVVNTSETDDDVFLFLGGIGSELNPLMDRDGTVTDRWQPRGLPSTYLVDPRGRLRYLALGGRRWDSEAYLHFLTHLPR; via the coding sequence ATGAGTAAGCTGTTGCGCCGCCGCTTCGCGCTATTGTTGATCGCGGCGTTTTCCATGGGCGCCCTGCATGTCCGCGTGACGTTTGCGGAAAACCGCTTGCCACCCGGTCTCATCGCACTGAAGCCGCGGCCGGCCCCGGCCCTGCACCTGGCGAACATGGACGGGAAGGTTTTTGATCTGCGCGATCTGCGCGGTCACTGGGTGATGGTCCACTTCTGGGCCACCTGGTGCGCACCCTGCCGCCGCGAGATGCCGACCATCCAGGCCATGCAGGAAAAGCTGGTTCCCAAATACCTGCGTCTGCTGGTGGTCAATACGTCAGAGACCGATGACGACGTGTTTTTGTTTCTCGGTGGTATCGGGTCCGAGCTGAATCCGCTTATGGATCGTGACGGAACGGTCACGGATCGATGGCAGCCCCGGGGCCTGCCATCGACATACCTGGTCGACCCCCGCGGCCGACTGCGCTATCTGGCGCTCGGGGGCCGGCGATGGGACAGCGAGGCCTATCTTCATTTCCTCACGCATCTCCCGCGCTAG
- a CDS encoding carbon-nitrogen hydrolase, which yields MTDSGKNQSDTLTVGLVQQACGEDYDANLTASVDGIHEAASRGARLVLLQELHTGVYFCQSEDSARFDQAEAIPGPTMNRLGALAKELGIVIVGSLFERRAAGLYHNTAVVLERDGTLAGRYRKMHIPDDPGYYEKFYFTPGDLGFTPVDTSLGRLGVLICWDQWYPEAARLMALHGAELLLYPTAIGWDPRDEVDEKQRQLESWRTVQRAHAVANGLPVLSCNRTGHEPDPAEQGPGIDFWGSSFIAGPQGEILAEAPTNDPAVLVTAIDRKRSESVRRTWPFLRDRRIDAYDDLTRRYIDSDS from the coding sequence ATGACGGATTCCGGCAAGAATCAATCAGACACACTGACCGTGGGACTGGTCCAGCAGGCCTGCGGCGAAGACTACGACGCCAATCTGACCGCGTCTGTCGACGGAATCCACGAGGCAGCCTCCCGTGGCGCGCGACTGGTATTGCTGCAGGAGTTGCATACCGGCGTCTATTTCTGCCAGAGCGAAGACTCCGCGCGGTTTGATCAGGCCGAAGCCATTCCCGGACCGACCATGAACCGACTGGGTGCCTTGGCGAAGGAACTCGGGATTGTGATTGTCGGATCCCTGTTTGAACGACGGGCCGCGGGCCTGTACCACAATACCGCCGTGGTGCTGGAGCGCGACGGGACTCTCGCGGGACGCTATCGCAAGATGCACATCCCCGACGACCCGGGCTACTACGAAAAATTCTATTTCACGCCCGGCGATCTTGGCTTCACACCCGTCGATACCTCCCTCGGCCGCCTGGGTGTGCTCATATGCTGGGACCAGTGGTATCCGGAGGCGGCACGGCTCATGGCGCTGCATGGCGCCGAACTGTTGCTATACCCCACCGCCATCGGCTGGGACCCGCGCGACGAGGTTGATGAAAAGCAACGCCAACTTGAAAGCTGGCGCACGGTGCAACGGGCGCACGCGGTTGCCAATGGTCTTCCGGTGCTCAGCTGCAATCGCACCGGCCACGAACCCGATCCCGCGGAACAGGGTCCGGGCATCGATTTCTGGGGCAGCAGTTTCATCGCCGGGCCCCAGGGCGAGATTCTGGCGGAGGCGCCGACGAATGATCCGGCCGTACTGGTGACGGCGATTGACCGGAAGCGTTCCGAGTCGGTACGCCGTACCTGGCCGTTCCTGCGCGATCGGCGCATTGACGCCTACGACGACCTGACGCGACGATACATCGACTCCGATTCCTGA
- a CDS encoding UvrD-helicase domain-containing protein codes for MKSLNPRQREAVHATDGPVLVLAGAGSGKTSVITQKIAYLVRQRGLEPQHIAAVTFTNKAAREMKARVKSLLGEQTNELTVCTFHTLGLKILRLEHAALDLRRNLSILDSEDSLSRLRELLRGDMSGDKNLAQEVQRCISRWKNELLDPGAAVAHASSDPVEVVAARVWPDYDRSLRACNAVDFDDLIVLPVRLLRDDAARRAAWRERIRYLLVDEYQDTNIAQYELVRLLTGDRGALTVVGDDDQSIYTWRGAHPENLKLLQKDFPGLAVIKLEQNYRSSGRILKAANRLIANNEHVFEKQLWSDLGYGDPIRVIRTDDEEHEVERVVSEIQHHRFRYRTRLGDYAILFRGNHQARLFEQALREQRIPYILSGSNSWFDRSEIRDLIAYLRLLTNPEDDVAFLRIVNTPRREIGPATLEKLASYAAGRDLALMAASFELGLEQQLNARQITILRAFTEWLREQQIRAHDHRPEETLRHLLDELSYEDWLRDSSGDPAVARRRITAVNDFVEWLQRMSRDSGERQTALEYVVARLALLDRLDREGDSEDRDELSLMTLHAAKGLEFPHVFIAGFEEGVLPHHSALEEDRLEEERRLAYVGITRAQRSLTFSFAATRKRHGDRMDCEPSRFLNELPSDDLAWEGKGHERPVEEQQERGRAYLANLREMLGEGK; via the coding sequence GTGAAGTCTCTCAATCCCCGTCAACGCGAAGCCGTACACGCGACCGACGGACCCGTGCTCGTACTCGCCGGTGCCGGCAGCGGCAAGACCTCCGTTATTACACAGAAGATCGCCTACCTGGTCCGGCAGCGAGGCCTGGAGCCGCAACACATTGCCGCGGTCACCTTCACCAACAAGGCGGCACGGGAAATGAAGGCGCGCGTGAAGTCCTTGCTGGGTGAACAGACGAATGAACTGACGGTCTGCACCTTTCACACCCTGGGACTGAAGATCCTGCGACTCGAACATGCGGCCCTGGATCTGCGGCGCAATCTTTCCATCCTGGATTCGGAAGACAGTCTTTCCCGGCTGCGCGAGCTGTTGCGGGGTGACATGAGCGGGGACAAGAACCTGGCCCAGGAAGTACAGCGATGCATCTCCCGCTGGAAAAACGAACTGCTGGACCCCGGCGCCGCCGTGGCCCACGCGAGTTCCGATCCGGTCGAGGTGGTGGCGGCCCGGGTCTGGCCTGACTACGACCGGAGCCTGCGCGCCTGCAACGCAGTGGACTTCGATGACCTGATCGTGCTTCCCGTACGACTGTTGCGCGACGATGCCGCACGTCGCGCCGCCTGGCGCGAACGCATTCGCTATCTGCTGGTGGACGAATACCAGGATACCAACATCGCGCAGTACGAACTGGTGCGCCTGCTCACCGGTGACCGCGGTGCGCTCACGGTTGTTGGCGACGATGACCAGTCCATCTACACCTGGCGCGGTGCGCATCCCGAGAACCTGAAACTGTTGCAGAAGGACTTCCCCGGCCTGGCTGTTATCAAACTGGAACAGAACTACCGGTCCAGCGGGCGCATCCTGAAGGCAGCGAACCGGCTCATCGCCAACAACGAGCATGTATTTGAAAAACAATTGTGGAGCGACCTCGGTTATGGCGACCCCATTCGTGTGATTCGTACCGACGATGAGGAACATGAGGTAGAACGCGTCGTGTCGGAGATCCAGCACCACCGGTTCCGCTACCGCACGCGCTTGGGTGACTACGCGATCCTGTTTCGTGGCAATCACCAGGCGCGACTGTTCGAACAGGCCCTGCGCGAACAACGAATCCCGTACATACTGAGCGGCAGCAACTCCTGGTTCGACCGCAGTGAGATTCGCGACCTCATTGCCTACCTGAGACTGCTGACCAATCCGGAAGACGACGTGGCCTTCCTGCGAATCGTGAACACGCCGCGACGGGAGATCGGCCCGGCAACCCTGGAAAAGCTCGCGAGCTATGCCGCGGGACGGGACCTCGCTCTCATGGCGGCGTCATTTGAACTCGGGCTCGAACAACAACTGAATGCGCGACAGATCACGATTTTGCGTGCCTTCACCGAGTGGCTGCGGGAACAACAAATCCGCGCCCATGACCATCGTCCTGAAGAAACACTACGTCATTTGCTGGATGAGCTTTCCTACGAAGACTGGCTTCGGGACAGCAGTGGCGACCCGGCCGTGGCGCGGCGCCGCATTACCGCGGTAAATGACTTTGTCGAATGGTTGCAGCGCATGAGTCGCGATTCCGGTGAACGGCAAACCGCGCTTGAGTACGTGGTTGCGCGCCTTGCCCTGCTCGATCGCCTGGACCGCGAGGGCGATTCCGAAGACCGCGACGAGCTTTCCCTGATGACCCTGCATGCGGCCAAGGGTCTGGAGTTTCCGCACGTGTTCATCGCCGGCTTCGAGGAAGGCGTGTTGCCGCATCACTCGGCATTGGAGGAAGATCGCCTCGAGGAGGAACGACGGCTCGCCTATGTAGGAATCACGCGGGCGCAACGTTCCCTTACCTTCAGCTTCGCTGCCACACGCAAACGTCACGGCGATCGAATGGATTGCGAACCCAGTCGCTTTCTGAATGAACTACCTTCCGATGACCTGGCCTGGGAAGGCAAGGGACACGAACGGCCGGTAGAGGAACAGCAGGAACGCGGACGGGCCTACCTGGCCAATCTGCGCGAGATGTTGGGAGAAGGTAAATAA